From Vulpes vulpes isolate BD-2025 chromosome 7, VulVul3, whole genome shotgun sequence, one genomic window encodes:
- the TMEM209 gene encoding transmembrane protein 209 isoform X1 translates to MVRFRGHLCASWTRSPCGPWDFRDRGSVGGSARGRGMQGETNPSASLIDRTIKMRKETEAKKVVLAWGLLNVSMAGMIYTEMTGKLISSYYNVTYWPLWYIELALASLFSLNALFDFWRYFKYTVAPTSLVVSPGQQTLLGLKTAVVQTTPPHDLAATQIPPSPPSPSIQGQSVLSYSPSRSPSTSPKFTTSCITGYSPQLQGLSSGGSGSYSPGVTYSPISGYNKLASYSPSPSSPYPTTVGPVESSGLRSRYRSSPTVYNSPTDKEDYMTDLRTLDTFLRSEEEKQHRVKLGSPDSTSPSTSPTFWNYNRSMGDYAQTLKKFQYQLACRSQAPCANKDEADLSSKQAAEEVWARVTMNRQLLDHMDSWTAKFRNWINETILVPLVQEIESVSTQMRRMGCPELQIGEASITSLKQAALVKAPLIPTLNTIVQYLDLTPNQEYLFERIKELSQGGCMSSFRWNRGGDFKGRKWDTDLPTDSAIIMHVFCTYLDSRLPPHPKYPDGKTFTSQHFVQTPNKPDVTNENVFCIYQSAINPPHYELIYQRHVYNLPKGRNNMFHTLLMFLYIIKTKESGMLGRVNLGLSGVNILWIFGE, encoded by the exons ATGGTGCGTTTTCGGGGTCATCTTTGTGCTTCCTGGACGCGGAGCCCGTGCGGGCCGTGGGATTTCCGCGACCGTGGATCTGTCGGGGGTTCAGCCAGAGGGCGTGGT aTGCAAGGGGAGACAAATCCTAGTGCTTCCCTTATTGACAGAACCATcaagatgagaaaagaaacagaagctaaGAAAGTGGTTTTAGCCTGGGGACTCCTAAATGTATCTATGGCTGGAATGATATATACTGAAAT GACTGGAAAATTGATTAGTTCATATTATAATGTGACATACTGGCCCCTCTGGTACATTG AGCTTGCCCTTGCATCCCTCTTCAGCCTAAATGCCTTATTTGATTTTTGGAGATATTTCAAATACACTGTGGCACCAACAAGTCTGGTTGTTAGCCCTGGACAGCAAACACTTTTAGGGTTGAAAACAGCTG ttGTACAGACTACTCCTCCACATGATCTGGCAGCAACCCAGATCCCTCCTTCTCCACCTTCTCCTTCAATTCAGGGTCAGAGTGTATTGAGTTATAGCCCATCTCGTTCACCCAGTACCAGCCCCAAGTTCACCACCAGCTGTATAACTGGATATAGCCCGCAGCTGCAAGGTCTGTCATCAGGTGGCAGCGGTTCCTATAGCCCAGGAGTGACTTACTCTCCCATTAGTGGTTATAATAAG TTGGCAAGCTATagtccctctccttcttctccataCCCTACTACTGTTGGACCAGTGGAGAGCAGTGGATTGAGATCTCGCTACCGTTCTTCACCCACCGTCTATAACTCCCCTACGGACAAAGAAGACTACATGACAGACCTACGAACTTTGGATACTTTTCTTAGAAGTGAAGAAGAGAAACAGCACAGAGTTAAGCtgg GGAGTCCAGACTCTACCTCGCCTTCCACCAGTCCTACTTTCTGGAACTACAATCGTTCTATGGGAGATTATGCACAAACTTTAAAGAAGTTTCAGTATCAACTTGCCTGTAGGTCTCAGGCCCCATGTGCTAACAAAGATGAAGCTGACCTCAGTTCTAAACAAGCTGCAGAGGAa gtTTGGGCAAGAGTGACTATGAATAGACAACTTCTTGATCATATGGATTCATGGACAGCTAAATTCAGAAAT TGGATCAATGAGACAATATTAGTGCCATTGGTACAGGAGATCGAGTCTGTCAGCACACAGATGAGACGAATGGGATGTCCTGAGCTTCAGATAGGAG aggCTAGTATTACTAGCTTGAAACAAGCTGCTCTGGTCAAAGCACCTCTCATTCCAACGTTGAATACAATTGTGCAGTATCTAGACCTTACACCAAATCAGGAATACTTGTTTGAAAGGATCAAAG AACTTTCTCAGGGAGGCTGCATGAGTTCATTTCGATGGAATAGAGGTGGAGACTTCAAAGGACGCAAGTGGGATACAGACCTGCCCACTGATTCTGCT ATCATCATGCATGTATTTTGCACCTACCTCGATTCCAGATTACCTCCACATCCTAAGTACCctgatggaaaaacatttacttCTCAGCACTTTGTTCAGACACCAAATAAACCAG ATGTGACAAATGAGAATGTTTTTTGCATTTATCAAAGTGCTATCAACCCTCCCCATTATGAGCTAATCTACCAGCGTCATGTCTACAATCTTCCAAAG GGCCGAAATAATATGTTTCATACATTGTTAATGTTCCTTTACATCATAAAGACCAAAGAGTCAGGAATGCTTGG
- the TMEM209 gene encoding transmembrane protein 209 isoform X3: protein MQGETNPSASLIDRTIKMRKETEAKKVVLAWGLLNVSMAGMIYTEMTGKLISSYYNVTYWPLWYIELALASLFSLNALFDFWRYFKYTVAPTSLVVSPGQQTLLGLKTAVVQTTPPHDLAATQIPPSPPSPSIQGQSVLSYSPSRSPSTSPKFTTSCITGYSPQLQGLSSGGSGSYSPGVTYSPISGYNKLASYSPSPSSPYPTTVGPVESSGLRSRYRSSPTVYNSPTDKEDYMTDLRTLDTFLRSEEEKQHRVKLGSPDSTSPSTSPTFWNYNRSMGDYAQTLKKFQYQLACRSQAPCANKDEADLSSKQAAEEVWARVTMNRQLLDHMDSWTAKFRNWINETILVPLVQEIESVSTQMRRMGCPELQIGEASITSLKQAALVKAPLIPTLNTIVQYLDLTPNQEYLFERIKELSQGGCMSSFRWNRGGDFKGRKWDTDLPTDSAIIMHVFCTYLDSRLPPHPKYPDGKTFTSQHFVQTPNKPDVTNENVFCIYQSAINPPHYELIYQRHVYNLPKGRNNMFHTLLMFLYIIKTKESGMLGRVNLGLSGVNILWIFGE, encoded by the exons aTGCAAGGGGAGACAAATCCTAGTGCTTCCCTTATTGACAGAACCATcaagatgagaaaagaaacagaagctaaGAAAGTGGTTTTAGCCTGGGGACTCCTAAATGTATCTATGGCTGGAATGATATATACTGAAAT GACTGGAAAATTGATTAGTTCATATTATAATGTGACATACTGGCCCCTCTGGTACATTG AGCTTGCCCTTGCATCCCTCTTCAGCCTAAATGCCTTATTTGATTTTTGGAGATATTTCAAATACACTGTGGCACCAACAAGTCTGGTTGTTAGCCCTGGACAGCAAACACTTTTAGGGTTGAAAACAGCTG ttGTACAGACTACTCCTCCACATGATCTGGCAGCAACCCAGATCCCTCCTTCTCCACCTTCTCCTTCAATTCAGGGTCAGAGTGTATTGAGTTATAGCCCATCTCGTTCACCCAGTACCAGCCCCAAGTTCACCACCAGCTGTATAACTGGATATAGCCCGCAGCTGCAAGGTCTGTCATCAGGTGGCAGCGGTTCCTATAGCCCAGGAGTGACTTACTCTCCCATTAGTGGTTATAATAAG TTGGCAAGCTATagtccctctccttcttctccataCCCTACTACTGTTGGACCAGTGGAGAGCAGTGGATTGAGATCTCGCTACCGTTCTTCACCCACCGTCTATAACTCCCCTACGGACAAAGAAGACTACATGACAGACCTACGAACTTTGGATACTTTTCTTAGAAGTGAAGAAGAGAAACAGCACAGAGTTAAGCtgg GGAGTCCAGACTCTACCTCGCCTTCCACCAGTCCTACTTTCTGGAACTACAATCGTTCTATGGGAGATTATGCACAAACTTTAAAGAAGTTTCAGTATCAACTTGCCTGTAGGTCTCAGGCCCCATGTGCTAACAAAGATGAAGCTGACCTCAGTTCTAAACAAGCTGCAGAGGAa gtTTGGGCAAGAGTGACTATGAATAGACAACTTCTTGATCATATGGATTCATGGACAGCTAAATTCAGAAAT TGGATCAATGAGACAATATTAGTGCCATTGGTACAGGAGATCGAGTCTGTCAGCACACAGATGAGACGAATGGGATGTCCTGAGCTTCAGATAGGAG aggCTAGTATTACTAGCTTGAAACAAGCTGCTCTGGTCAAAGCACCTCTCATTCCAACGTTGAATACAATTGTGCAGTATCTAGACCTTACACCAAATCAGGAATACTTGTTTGAAAGGATCAAAG AACTTTCTCAGGGAGGCTGCATGAGTTCATTTCGATGGAATAGAGGTGGAGACTTCAAAGGACGCAAGTGGGATACAGACCTGCCCACTGATTCTGCT ATCATCATGCATGTATTTTGCACCTACCTCGATTCCAGATTACCTCCACATCCTAAGTACCctgatggaaaaacatttacttCTCAGCACTTTGTTCAGACACCAAATAAACCAG ATGTGACAAATGAGAATGTTTTTTGCATTTATCAAAGTGCTATCAACCCTCCCCATTATGAGCTAATCTACCAGCGTCATGTCTACAATCTTCCAAAG GGCCGAAATAATATGTTTCATACATTGTTAATGTTCCTTTACATCATAAAGACCAAAGAGTCAGGAATGCTTGG
- the TMEM209 gene encoding transmembrane protein 209 isoform X2, which translates to MMQGETNPSASLIDRTIKMRKETEAKKVVLAWGLLNVSMAGMIYTEMTGKLISSYYNVTYWPLWYIELALASLFSLNALFDFWRYFKYTVAPTSLVVSPGQQTLLGLKTAVVQTTPPHDLAATQIPPSPPSPSIQGQSVLSYSPSRSPSTSPKFTTSCITGYSPQLQGLSSGGSGSYSPGVTYSPISGYNKLASYSPSPSSPYPTTVGPVESSGLRSRYRSSPTVYNSPTDKEDYMTDLRTLDTFLRSEEEKQHRVKLGSPDSTSPSTSPTFWNYNRSMGDYAQTLKKFQYQLACRSQAPCANKDEADLSSKQAAEEVWARVTMNRQLLDHMDSWTAKFRNWINETILVPLVQEIESVSTQMRRMGCPELQIGEASITSLKQAALVKAPLIPTLNTIVQYLDLTPNQEYLFERIKELSQGGCMSSFRWNRGGDFKGRKWDTDLPTDSAIIMHVFCTYLDSRLPPHPKYPDGKTFTSQHFVQTPNKPDVTNENVFCIYQSAINPPHYELIYQRHVYNLPKGRNNMFHTLLMFLYIIKTKESGMLGRVNLGLSGVNILWIFGE; encoded by the exons ATG aTGCAAGGGGAGACAAATCCTAGTGCTTCCCTTATTGACAGAACCATcaagatgagaaaagaaacagaagctaaGAAAGTGGTTTTAGCCTGGGGACTCCTAAATGTATCTATGGCTGGAATGATATATACTGAAAT GACTGGAAAATTGATTAGTTCATATTATAATGTGACATACTGGCCCCTCTGGTACATTG AGCTTGCCCTTGCATCCCTCTTCAGCCTAAATGCCTTATTTGATTTTTGGAGATATTTCAAATACACTGTGGCACCAACAAGTCTGGTTGTTAGCCCTGGACAGCAAACACTTTTAGGGTTGAAAACAGCTG ttGTACAGACTACTCCTCCACATGATCTGGCAGCAACCCAGATCCCTCCTTCTCCACCTTCTCCTTCAATTCAGGGTCAGAGTGTATTGAGTTATAGCCCATCTCGTTCACCCAGTACCAGCCCCAAGTTCACCACCAGCTGTATAACTGGATATAGCCCGCAGCTGCAAGGTCTGTCATCAGGTGGCAGCGGTTCCTATAGCCCAGGAGTGACTTACTCTCCCATTAGTGGTTATAATAAG TTGGCAAGCTATagtccctctccttcttctccataCCCTACTACTGTTGGACCAGTGGAGAGCAGTGGATTGAGATCTCGCTACCGTTCTTCACCCACCGTCTATAACTCCCCTACGGACAAAGAAGACTACATGACAGACCTACGAACTTTGGATACTTTTCTTAGAAGTGAAGAAGAGAAACAGCACAGAGTTAAGCtgg GGAGTCCAGACTCTACCTCGCCTTCCACCAGTCCTACTTTCTGGAACTACAATCGTTCTATGGGAGATTATGCACAAACTTTAAAGAAGTTTCAGTATCAACTTGCCTGTAGGTCTCAGGCCCCATGTGCTAACAAAGATGAAGCTGACCTCAGTTCTAAACAAGCTGCAGAGGAa gtTTGGGCAAGAGTGACTATGAATAGACAACTTCTTGATCATATGGATTCATGGACAGCTAAATTCAGAAAT TGGATCAATGAGACAATATTAGTGCCATTGGTACAGGAGATCGAGTCTGTCAGCACACAGATGAGACGAATGGGATGTCCTGAGCTTCAGATAGGAG aggCTAGTATTACTAGCTTGAAACAAGCTGCTCTGGTCAAAGCACCTCTCATTCCAACGTTGAATACAATTGTGCAGTATCTAGACCTTACACCAAATCAGGAATACTTGTTTGAAAGGATCAAAG AACTTTCTCAGGGAGGCTGCATGAGTTCATTTCGATGGAATAGAGGTGGAGACTTCAAAGGACGCAAGTGGGATACAGACCTGCCCACTGATTCTGCT ATCATCATGCATGTATTTTGCACCTACCTCGATTCCAGATTACCTCCACATCCTAAGTACCctgatggaaaaacatttacttCTCAGCACTTTGTTCAGACACCAAATAAACCAG ATGTGACAAATGAGAATGTTTTTTGCATTTATCAAAGTGCTATCAACCCTCCCCATTATGAGCTAATCTACCAGCGTCATGTCTACAATCTTCCAAAG GGCCGAAATAATATGTTTCATACATTGTTAATGTTCCTTTACATCATAAAGACCAAAGAGTCAGGAATGCTTGG